The proteins below are encoded in one region of Dromaius novaehollandiae isolate bDroNov1 chromosome 9, bDroNov1.hap1, whole genome shotgun sequence:
- the KCNAB1 gene encoding voltage-gated potassium channel subunit beta-1 isoform X3 has product MRYRNLGKSGLRVSCLGLGTWVTFGGQISDEVAEQLMTIAYESGVNLFDTAEVYAAGKAEVILGNILRKKGWRRSSLVITTKLYWGGKAETERGLSRKHIIEGLKASLQRLQLEYVDVVFANRPDSNTPMEEIVRAMTHVINQGMAMYWGTSRWSAMEIMEAYSVARQFNMIPPVCEQAEYHLFQREKVEVQLPELYHKIGVGAMTWSPLACGIISGKYGNGVPESSRAALKCYQWLKEKIVSEEGRRQQVKLKDLSPVAERLGCTLPQLAVAWCLRNEGVSSVLLGSSNPEQLIENLGAIQVLPKMTSHIVNEIDNILGNKPYSKKDYRS; this is encoded by the exons gAACCTTGGAAAATCTGGACTGAGAGTTTCGTGCTTAGGCCTCG GGACGTGGGTCACGTTCGGAGGGCAGATCTCGGACGAG GTCGCCGAGCAGCTGATGACCATCGCCTACGAGAGCGGCGTGAACCTCTTCGACACGGCCGAGGTGTATGCGGCTGGCAA GGCGGAGGtgatcctgggcaacatcctcaggAAGAAGGGCTGGAG GAGGTCCAGCCTGGTCATCACGACAAAGCTGTACTGGGGCGGAAA GGCCGAGACGGAGAGGGGCCTTTCCCGCAAGCACATCATCGAAG GGCTGAAGGCGTCGctgcagaggctgcagctggAGTACGTGGACGTGGTCTTCGCCAACCGCCCCGACAGCAACACCCCCATGGAAG AAATCGTGCGGGCGATGACGCACGTGATCAACCAGGGCATGGCCATGTACTGGGGGACGTCGCGCTGGAGCGCCATGGAGATcatg GAAGCCTACTCGGTGGCGCGGCAGTTCAACATGATCCCGCCGGTGTGCGAGCAGGCCGAGTACCACCTCTTCCAGCGGGAGAAGGTGGAGGTGCAGCTGCCGGAGCTGTACCACAAAATCG GCGTGGGCGCGATGACCTGGTCCCCGCTGGCCTGCGGCATCATCTCAGGGAAGTACGGCAACGGGGTCCCCGAGAGCTCGAGGGCCGCGCTGAAG TGCTACCAGTGGCTGAAAGAGAAGATTGTGAGCGAGGAAGGGCGGAGGCAGCAAGTGAAGCTGAAGGACCTCTCCCCCGTCGCGGAGCGTCTCGGGTGCACACTACCTCAGCTCGCCGTGG CCTGGTGCCTGCGAAACGAGGGGGTCAGCTCTGTCCTCCTGGGATCTTCCAACCCCGAGCAACTGATAGAGAACCTCGGAGCCATACAG GTTCTTCCAAAGATGACGTCACATATTGTAAATGAAATAGATAATATTCTGGGAAATAAGCCCTACAGCAAGAAGGACTACAGATCATAG
- the SSR3 gene encoding translocon-associated protein subunit gamma, with protein MAPKGGPGGRQQSEEDLLLQDFSRNLSAKSSALFFGNAFIVSAIPIWLYWRIWHMDLVQSAVLYSVMTLISTYLVAFAYKNVKFVLKHKVAQKREDAVSKEVTRKLSEADNRKMSRKEKDERILWKKNEVADYEATTFSIFYNNTLFLVLVIIASFFVLKNFNPTVNYILSISASSGLIALLSTGSK; from the exons ATGGCTCCCaagggcggccccggcgggcggcagcAGTCCGAGGAGGACCTGCTCCTGCAGGACTTCAGCCGCAACCTCTCCGCCAAGTCCTCCGCCCTCTTCTTCGGCAACGCCTTCATCGTCTCCGCCATCCCCATCT ggctTTATTGGAGGATATGGCATATGGATCTTGTTCAGTCTGCAGTCCTGTATAGCGTAATGACCCTCATCAGTACCTATCTGGTAGCTTTTGCATATAAGAATGTCAAGTTTGTTCTCAAGCACAA AGTAgcacagaaaagagaagatgcTGTTTCCAAAGAAGTTACTCGGAAGCTTTCTGAGGCAGACAACAGGAAGATGTCTCGTAAGGAGAAGGATGAAAG AattctgtggaagaaaaatgaagttgcagATTATGAAGCAACAACTTTTTCCATCTTCTACAACAATACCCTCTTTCTGGTCTTGGTCATCATTGCTTCATTCTTTGTGTTGAAGAACTTCAACCCAACTGT AAACTATATTCTTTCTATAAGTGCTTCATCAGGACTGATTGCCCTACTATCTACAGGATCCAAGTAG